The window TGGCACGATGGGCGGACGTTGCCTATCTCGCGATGGAGTCGGTGAGCGAGAACGGTTCGTTCCGATCTACCATGCGTGTAGAGGTAACAGGAAACCCTATTCGTCCGTCAATCACTGCATTCCCGAAACAGGACGGAACTTATAGAAGATTCGGATTGTGTCCGGATAGGAAAACAATCTTTGTCATGGGTGGAAGTCAAGGTGCTCATGCCATTAATGAAGCGATTGTAGCTGCGCTGCGGCACTTAGTCGGATTTGCCGATCGTATCCAGATAGTTCATCAAACTGGCGCAGCTGAGGTCGAAATGGTACAAGCCGCGTATGAACGGGAACTTGCATCGCACGATGGATTTCTATATTGCGTGCGACCTTTCTTTGATGCTGTTGAGGAAATCTATAGCATCGCGGACGTTATGGTGTGCAGAGCAGGCGGAATGACAGTTGCCGAAGTTACCGCATGTGGTATTCCTGCAATTTTCATCCCTTTACCGTCACAAACGGGAAACGATCAGGTGTTAAACGCTCGCACTGTTGCCCAACAAGGTGCCGCTGTTGTGCTTGAACAAGGTGCCTTCAGAGTTGAGACCTTGGTTGAAAATCTTACAAACATGGCGTTAGACAGAAACACGCGCCAGCGGATGGTAACCGCGAGTCGCGCTCTGGGCAAACCACACGCGAGCGATGATATCGCCAAGTCCATTCTTTCTTACGCATAGTCAGTAGTGTTTCAGGGTATCGTTTACAAGCCTTAAATTGGAAAGAAAAGAACAAGATGTTTGGAAAAACAAGACATATCCATATCATTGGTATTGGTGGTGCTGGCTTAAGTGGTATCACTGAGATTCTGCTGGATCTCGGATTTCGCGTGACCGGATCAGATATCCAAAAATCGTATACTACGGAGCACTTACGCAATCGGGGGGCAACTATCTATTATGGGCATGCTGCATCGCAGATGTGTGGTGCCGACGTTGTTGTTATGTCTCCTGCGATTCCTCCTGACAACCCCGAACTCCTTGCCGCAGAAGCACAGAAAATTCCGATTGTTAGGGGGGCGGAGATGTTAAATGAGATCACCCGAATGCGCTACAGTGTTGCCGTTAGTGGAACACATGGAAAAACAACCACAACCGCTATGACAGCGACAGTTCTTGCTGATCTCGATCCGACGGTTGTTGTCGGTGGAAAACTCGTCGATGGTAGTCACGCCCGAAGTGGTGACGGCGATGTTATGGTAGTCGAAGCAGACGAGGCGTACGGCTCTATTGAGATGTTCTATCCCACCGTTGCTGTTGTAACGTCCGTTGATGCAGACCATTTGGATTATTATAGTAGCGTTGACGAGATTGGTGAAACCTTTCTTAAATTCATCAATAAGGTTCCATTTTATGGCGCAGCTGTCCTCTGCTTAGATTCAGAGAATGTTCAAAGATTCATCCCACGGGTTAACAAGCGTTATGTTACCTATGGACTTGAGACAGGGGCAGATCTGGTTGCTGAAGGAATTACAGTGGAAGGTCCTACATCCCGGTATCGAGTCCGCAAAAATGGACACCTGTACGGCGAAATTCATCTTAAAATGCCGGGTCGCCATAATATCTCCAACTCTTTAGCAGCGGTAGCCGTTGGACTTGAACTTGATATTTCGTTTGATCAAATTCGGAAGAGTCTGGAGTCATTTCGCGGTGTGCATCGCCGTTTTGAAGTGCTAGGTGAGGTTAATGACATTGTTGTTGTTGACGATTACGCTCATAATCCTGCCAAATTGAAGGCAGCGTTGAGCGGTGCGCGCGATGGTTACAAACGCCGTATTGTCGCTGTTTTCCAACCCCATCGATACCAGCGTGTCAGGGATTTAGCGGACGAGTTCTCCCGCTCTTTTTATCAGGCAGATGTGCTTATTGTCACCTCAATCTATAGTGCTGGCGAGGTGCCTATTAAAAACGTCACGGCTGAAAAACTGGCGGAAGCGATACAGGCGCATGGACATCGTAATGTTCACTATGTACCAAACACAGATGAAATTACGGACGTTCTGATGGAGATAACACAGCCCAAAGATATCGTCATTACGCTCGGGGCAGGAGACATCAGTAAAGTAGGACACGAGTTCTTAAGCAGACTTCAGGCAGAAAATTAATCAAACATACTTCTTTTGCCGTGGACGCGTTTTTCTCGGCGAGGTTTACCCGACCATGCACTCCATAAGTGAAAATAATCAGATGCAGATTCAATTGACTTCAAATCGACAGCTCGCTATCACAAAAGAAACGAGAAAAAAGTCAGCGTTCTTCGGTAAAAAGCGTAGTGAATACATACGACAGAGTTCTATGCCTGCCCGACGACTTGGCAAACATCCTAACGCAAAGGTATTTATGTGGAGGCGTGTGATCTTCGTCATAGCGATTTTAGTCACTTTATCATTTATCGG of the Candidatus Poribacteria bacterium genome contains:
- the murG gene encoding undecaprenyldiphospho-muramoylpentapeptide beta-N-acetylglucosaminyltransferase, with protein sequence MITSERCNTDLSKTDNPNLPSPQEEPTHKKVVIAGGGTGGHIYPAIGIAQALHRLDTTVDIVFIGGEGKLESTLVPQHGFRFLPISVAGFPRRFTLQWLRVIWKVFRGVIQSLRYMKELQPDVVIGTGGYVSGPALFAGLLCKIPIAIQEQNASVGLTNGILARWADVAYLAMESVSENGSFRSTMRVEVTGNPIRPSITAFPKQDGTYRRFGLCPDRKTIFVMGGSQGAHAINEAIVAALRHLVGFADRIQIVHQTGAAEVEMVQAAYERELASHDGFLYCVRPFFDAVEEIYSIADVMVCRAGGMTVAEVTACGIPAIFIPLPSQTGNDQVLNARTVAQQGAAVVLEQGAFRVETLVENLTNMALDRNTRQRMVTASRALGKPHASDDIAKSILSYA
- the murC gene encoding UDP-N-acetylmuramate--L-alanine ligase, which produces MFGKTRHIHIIGIGGAGLSGITEILLDLGFRVTGSDIQKSYTTEHLRNRGATIYYGHAASQMCGADVVVMSPAIPPDNPELLAAEAQKIPIVRGAEMLNEITRMRYSVAVSGTHGKTTTTAMTATVLADLDPTVVVGGKLVDGSHARSGDGDVMVVEADEAYGSIEMFYPTVAVVTSVDADHLDYYSSVDEIGETFLKFINKVPFYGAAVLCLDSENVQRFIPRVNKRYVTYGLETGADLVAEGITVEGPTSRYRVRKNGHLYGEIHLKMPGRHNISNSLAAVAVGLELDISFDQIRKSLESFRGVHRRFEVLGEVNDIVVVDDYAHNPAKLKAALSGARDGYKRRIVAVFQPHRYQRVRDLADEFSRSFYQADVLIVTSIYSAGEVPIKNVTAEKLAEAIQAHGHRNVHYVPNTDEITDVLMEITQPKDIVITLGAGDISKVGHEFLSRLQAEN